ATTGAAAATTGTAGTTGAAAATATTAGCGGCATCACTTGCCATGGAAGCTTGACCACTAACGTGTTGTTGTTTCAACGCCTTGCAAAACGGTTTTTCGATGTGTTGCTTCAACGTGGAGTTTGCGGTTTCGGCGTAAAAACCTAGACAATGATGACAACGCGCTTTTCTTTTACCGTTTGCCATCTCGCACAAATCAAAATGTGACCAAACCTCGGGGTTGTGTTTCGTTGGAACAACACGAATCACCGTTTCGTTTGTAGACTCGCCAACATTGACCGAATCATGGGCACTAGACGTTGCCATAGCGTTTTGAGAGTTATCGAACAAGAATGAGGGActtttttagagtttttgaagattctcaaGTGTTGTGAATGAAATCTAAACACCCACAACCCTTTTATACAAGTTGGAGATGAGTTTTAGgcaaaaaaaagccaaaaaaacggCTAGAATTAGTCCCAAACGGTCATATGACCGTTAGTAAAGCTGGGCGTTTTTAACCGgttaaaaccggtttttttaaccggtttttttctAGCTGTTAGCGGttaaccggttattaaccggtttttttgATTAATCGATTAATAAActggtttttttaaaaaccggttatACCCCCGAACCGGTCCAGAAAAATTGTAACCGATCCATAACCGGTCAAACCGGTTGTAACcgaaccggttataaaaaaaccggttttgaAAAAAACCGGTTCCGGTTTTTTTACCGGTTTCGATTGCGTAAtcagtttttttgtacacctctacatGTGTTACCTctctagtgtaacacatgttacaaacatgtgttacatatgtgcaaCCCCCCTTTGTGTCCAAAAAAAGGGTTGGGGTAACTACAAGTAACTTGGGTAACGTTTACTACATATGTAGCTAATTATCCCACCAAAAAAACAcgactttttatttgtaaaataaacgagatattccgaataaattatgaagtttatacattttaacatttaacaaccAATCTTAAAAAAACGTTTTAACATTTAAACTTACTATTACATTAAGTAAAAACCTTTTGTAACACGTAAAAAACCTAACACGTGTTGCATTGGATGTATCTTCAAGCTGAAGATGGGATTATAAAAGGAAAATGCACAACACTATAAaagttgtaacacgtgttacaacggttgttttaagaactttcttttgtaacacgtgttacattgGATGTATCTTTACGTTGAGGATGGGATTATAAAAAGGAAAATGCACAGCTGAGTAAAAagatgtaacacgtgttacaacggtTGTTGTAAGAACTTTCAAATAAACAAGTGTTACACCGTGGATGTtttaaaaaaaactgttttcATCCATTTGTAATAGAGACGTGCAAGTAGGTAAAAACctgttgtaacacgtgttacatatGTGCAGCCCTGATTTTTTGTAACAAAGAGGTTGAatatatgtaacacatgtttgtaacatgtgttacactggaGGGTAACTTCTGTACAACATCAAAGGTACCCACCACTTGCCCTTCATCGACTTCTTGTTCCCATTCTTCATCGGTTTCTCCATCTACCTTCTTTCGTTATCGTTCTGTTTCTTTATCGTTCTGCTTTCGCTTATTAGCCAGCCTACCCGTCACGGACCTGGTCATTCTCCTCACTCTTGCAAATACAACAGCCATAGTAAATACATAATAACACAAGTAATATTTCCGGAGTTATTTAACACAACAAACAGGTACGAGATAGGTAACACATGTTACCTGAAACTGTATTCTGCACCGAAACTACACAATCGTCAACAACTATCTTCTTTTCGTCAAGCAACGCCCTCACTACAAAGTGTTACCTGAAACTGTATTCTGCACCGAAACTACACAATCACACTCTCTGATGCACTCGGGACATTGCATTTTTTCTGCACACACCTTTCCACCCTACGCCTTCATATTTTAACAAAAAATGCCCACATTCAGCTAATCCGACACTAAAAACACAATCTCAATACTAAATCTAACAACATTACCAAACCAAACCGCTTAAACAGAGAAAAAATAACATTTGAACAGTCCTAAACAAACAATAATCACAAATTAAAAAAAGACTGAAAAAAAAACCAAAGAATCCAAACCAAATGACACCTAACCGAGTATAAAACCAGAGAATCCAAACCAAAATAAAACAAGAGAATCCAAAAAGACTGAACCATACTTGGACTGGATCACTAACCGGAAACCTGAACCGAGTCCCGATCTGCGGCTGACTCGAATCTGAACTGAGCTAAAATCAGAATCCCCACTCCGGTTGCCTGTAACACCGTCGTCGGCACCGACGGTTCGTCGGAGAACCTCCATCGCTGTAGATGAAGGCTTGTAATCAGAATCCCCACTCCGGTTGCCTGTAACACCGTCATCGGCACCGACGGTTCGTCGGAGAACCTCCACCGCTGTAGACGACGGCTTGTCCGTCGTCCATCGTCGTCTTCTTCTCTCTCTTAAATCTCTCTCTCTACCTCCTGaactctctcacacacacttgtgtgtgttcttggtgtttattttgaaacatggagagagagagagagaatgaatgatgatgatgatggtgaatttacagaagaagaagaaagagatagaatgatatattttgaattctaaaagaagaagaaagaagaaagagggAGAATGAAATGATGGGTAATAAATGACTTGATGGGATGGGGGAGAGAGTGAAATGATGGCTTGAACAAATGACTAATTTGCCCTTTAAACATGTGTTTAAAGATATGATGTGGATCAATCTTGACCACACAATTCAGGTTTCCTAAGTTTTCTAGATTAAATGGGTTTTCCATAGATacttacactatatatatatatatatatatatatatatatatatatatagggggagtttcatttgagaagaaaattaaattgggaagaaaaagaacaaagggtacaattgtaaaatattaaatagtttttctctcatttcatttattattatctttgactaattaattagtcataaagactatcatcctccacTCTAAATTTTTTTGCTAcgcacatcaaaatttatcctacacgttttgaaatacagcatacacaactcgtaattcatcaTACACAcgtcgtaatttatcctacactttaaattattttttttcttctttgaaaaatatatttttttgaaaattagttacaaatttaatgtagttagctagtAAAAGGGAATACTATCAACTAATAATTtatctaattttaccaatatactcttacactaatattaaatacaaaaattaaataaagtaaaataaagcatttttattggttaaaactttttcctttttatttttacaaaataaattcTCATTTAAACTCTCCAATATATATAACCAATCTCCAATATATATAACCAATGGTAGATAATTCATCTTATGTATGTTATGTTTTACGTCCCCAAAGAATATTGTATAGTGGTAACTTATGTTGATTTAGGTCCACGTGTTGTTTATCTCTAtttttatcattgattttctatGACTAAAGGTACATAATTCATCTCATATATCTCTATTTTTATCATTTTCCATAACTAATGGTACGTAATTCATCTCATATATCTCTATGTTTATCATTGATTTTCCATGACTAGTGGTACATAATTCATCTCATATATTTTGTTTTACGTCCCAAAGTAATATACTACAGTAAAGTAATTCTTTTTTGTTTAAGAGTTGAAGGTTCAAATCTAGTAAAATCAAAGCATAAAAAGAATTGAAAAGTAAATTAAAGTATAAAATTAGTTTGGTTTTACCATCTttcctttttataaaaaaaaggcgTTTGTTTTTACAATGAAtttgtttatttgaatttttttaacTGTAATTTAGACTTTATCGTGTGAGACTTAAATTCAAAAGTTTTTATCTCAAACCTGGATGTTTAAAGTTTTGCTTttgttaggggctgtttggtagcctctgaatggtcattaagagactacctcttaatggaaccattaagaattttaacaATGAGAATGTAGAAAAATGTGagatgtgatgatttaccattcagaggttacctcttaaccattcagacttgaggttacctcttattcattcagaggttttaaaccattaagagatagcatctgaatgatcattaagaggctaccaaacagccccttaatctcTTTAAAAAGATTCAAAAGAAAATGGAAATGTTCGATATAATAATTGTATTGTCAACTACGTCATATAGCAGTCTAAATGTCTTATGGCTAAAAATCCTCCTTGATTAGCGTGACTGAGAAATGCCTCTAAACAAGACAACCAATCTGATTTAAAAGGTAttttaaaatagtaaaaaatGGCAATGAGTAGTGGTGGAGTTGTTGGGGAAAATTTGGTGTTTCTTGTGACTTAGTTTCGAGTTTCGACTTCCACTCACCCTATCATATTCTGCGGTATTCAGTTGAAGAGCGAATGTTCGACTTCCACTCTCCCCATTTTTTCTATGGCATTTAGGTGAAGGACGAATACTGGTGGCGAAGTTTTACCGATTATTTCACTGttgtgccttcgggcgggtggaggtcgggtttccgcacATCTGgaagagccaaggggctggcggcggtcgagtagtcgaccttgccTATAGCGTCCGGTGTCACGATGGTTGGTACGCAACTACGCCGTTCCTTATCGTAGAAAAAAGAGTAAAAAATATTTAACATATATGAAAGAAATATGcccttttttataaaaataacacCAACACAAATTAAACTTCGGTAATATCTTATTATTGACTAACTTGAAAATATTAATAACATCATATTAGATGAatttctaaattttataaaataaatacacCAAACTTTTAAACTTTTTATTGTGAAGTAACAATTGGATGTTTCCTTAAAGACAAATGATGTTatttgttaaaaaataaaaaaaaaatgttatatatgTAACACCTCCCAGTTTTCTGGTCAATAAAATCCAAATGTCCTGAATAAACCTGTAATCAACTACGTtggggttttgatctcgtgattatcatTAAAGTTTGAGTTGGGTTTATACATTAATACCATTCTGTGAATTAGGGGTTAGAATCAGAAGGTTTAAATTCATTGATAGCAgatgcttaattatcagaagacTTGAAGCTATAAACTTACTGTTAAATCAAAAGGCTTAGAACCAGGACTATAGACTTACAAGAAGCTTAAGGCTCGAGAACTACAAGCTAGCAAGGTGAGTTACTCTGAACCGTTTCTAAAATAGGACGTGTTGTTCTATCTGATTGGTAATAACTATGGAATCGACTATTTATAGCATGTGTGATAGTTGGCAATGATTGATAGGATGATTGAGAGTTGATTGTATGTATCTGATTTAGCCAGTAGAGTTTGTATACATAGCCTGGTTATGTGAACATACTGTGCTTACTCTGTTCTTATCCGTTTGCCATGAATGCATGTTTTGAATAAAATCATTTATGTCCATGAACTCACCAGTTGATATTGAGTCCCAAATATTTTTCGGGCACATATCCTAGGTGCCATGTGATTGTAGGAATTGCAGACATTGAAACTAGCATATGAAGAGACAGAGGTCTAGAGGGCTGTTGAAGATTTGGATCGCTATTATAGTTAAATTGATGTAATATTATTGTGTCCTATGAGAGATGTATAATATTCgttaaatgtttaaataaaatttgaaacttcCATTGTGAATGCTCTGgttattatgtgttatgtatATCCGACGCGTAACACTCCCTAAACCTTATCCTGGCATGCGggtgttatatatatatgtatgtgtgtgtgataCGAAAATATACTTAAATTTATTAAACCATCTATACTATATATTTTTATagtcattcattgaagccatctatttttatagataattgatatcaattaaaagataattatacaattaaatttaatataaatttaaacaattcatataggagataatataatattttaaaatacttATCAGATTTCAAAATTGTTTATCCTGCAAttaatgtaaatgatttatttattttattaaactaaagtagttaaaGGTAGAAcatatttcaaaaatgtttaaaaggggtaaacaaaaatattaatcaatgtttattgattctatacttttattttcgtgttcaattctcaactaaatacggtaatcactatgtttacgtgacatttataagaaccatcaccgcaatcaccccatccatcgtatatcaagtatatccgttagttttcttaaaaaatataaatttttattagattcattcaacccgtgtaataaatgaggttttttaaagatataacatttttattttttactatacaaaattacatttatgcgactcgtgtaatacacggggttttaaaaatataactttttttattatgtagtatataaaattatatgtgCTCAACCTGTATAACACATGtgattcttaaaaatgtaacttttttttcattatttaatatataaaattaaatttactcaacccgtacaatacatgaggttcttaaatatataaaatttttattatttaatatttaaaattacatttattcaaccaatgtaataaacggtatttttaaatatatattgttttattatttggtatataaaattgcatttgttcaacccgtgtaataaacgagaattttaaagatatatatattttttttattatttggtatatataattacatttattcaacccgtgtaatacacgggattctAACCTAGTTCAATATTAAATAAATACAAATATGAAGGTAATCAGTAACTTTTTATCATATAACTCgcaatatataaaaattatattagATATGTTATAAAGAATATATTTAGATTATCAACTTCTAATATAAATCAACTTGTTCTCCAAGTTTATTCTCCGTATAAATAGTCCATGTATTCTATTGTATATGATACACCATTAATACTAAACATCTCTTTCTCTCCCAATTATCTTCTTGCTATTTAGTTTGTTCATAACATGTTATCAGCACGCTTGCTTTGGATCACACATCATAAGTTCATcatgacaaaacttgcaaaaCTTGAGTTCATGGCTTTAGATATTACTGGGAAAAACTATTTGTCATGGGTATTGGATGCTGAAATACATTTGAATGCCAATAATCTGGGTGAAACAATTAAAGAAGTAAATAAAGCAAATACCCAAGATAAGGCAAAAGCCATGATCTTTTTACGCCATCATATTCAAGGATCCACTTGTCCTTTGGACCAATCTGAAAGAAAGGTATGACCACCAAAAAACGGTGATATTACCGAGAGCTCGTTACGAGTGGATCAAGTTAAAGTTGCAAGACTTTAAGTCTATAAGCGAGTACAACTCGGCAATGTTTAGAATCACATCACGATTGATTCTATGTGGTGAAAATATTACTGATAAGGAAATGTTGGAAAAAACATTCTTAAAATTTCACCCCTCGAATGTGATACTTCAACAACAATATCGTGAAAGGGGTTTCACCAAATATAGTGAATTAATATCATGTTTGCTTGTGGCCGAGCAAAACAATGAGCTCTTAATGAAAAATCACGAGACTCGTCCGGTTGGAGCAACCCCAATCCCTGAAGCTAATGTGGCAACATATAATGGCCAAAGTGAAAGTTACACACATGGTCGAGGTTATCAtcgtggtcgtggtcgtggtcATGGCTGTGGTCGTGGTCATGGTCGTGGACGTGGCCGAAGAAATTATCATAGTGTTCAGTTTAAAAACAAAGGGACCTGCCAAAGGTggcataataatgaaaataaatccagtgatgaaaaaaataaaaagaaggtGGGATCTTCATTGAATGCATGTTACCGATGTGGAAGTAACAATCATTGGTCGAAGACTTGTCGTACGGCCAAACACTTGGTGGAACTTTATCAACAATCCATCAAAGACAAAGCAAATGGAATAGAGACAAATTTTACATATGAGGTTGCAAATGTTGACGTCACTAATGGTCATAAAGACCATAATGATACAACTAATCTGGATTATGATGATTTCCTTATTGAGCCAACTAACTTGGATTCTGGTGATATCGTGGCTGATACAACCCAGTTGGATGCTTGCAATTTTCCTAACATATAAATTATTAGTTTTTAAGTGATGTTATTTCCTTCATTTCTTTAAGACATTTTgagattttattttgttttgttttgatgcGTATCAAACATTTTAGGATTTGTTATGTTTGAAGCATGTTAGACATTGTATTTAtatgattttgttttgttt
Above is a window of Helianthus annuus cultivar XRQ/B chromosome 14, HanXRQr2.0-SUNRISE, whole genome shotgun sequence DNA encoding:
- the LOC110906875 gene encoding uncharacterized protein LOC110906875; amino-acid sequence: MTKLAKLEFMALDITGKNYLSWVLDAEIHLNANNLGETIKEVNKANTQDKAKAMIFLRHHIQGSTCPLDQSERKEMLEKTFLKFHPSNVILQQQYRERGFTKYSELISCLLVAEQNNELLMKNHETRPVGATPIPEANVATYNGQSESYTHGRGYHRGRGRGHGCGRGHGRGRGRRNYHSVQFKNKGTCQRWHNNENKSSDEKNKKKVGSSLNACYRCGSNNHWSKTCRTAKHLVELYQQSIKDKANGIETNFTYEVANVDVTNGHKDHNDTTNLDYDDFLIEPTNLDSGDIVADTTQLDACNFPNI